The DNA window tgtaatacatatatttacttaACTAATTGTAATTAGCCTTTGAATCTAAACATTTTAAACCATAGTATTTAAATTCTTAaatgttaagtacttacctaattaactaattatattttgttgtattcgataatataaataagtttttaatattcCAGTACGACAACCAAGTCGAAGAAAGAGACACCTGATTGTAAGCCAGGCTGGTTTTCAAACTGGGGTGACGAAGGACATGTTGAAGCCCAGCGTCGAGCATCCGCTGCCAACTCTCTGTCGTCCGTGCTGATACGTCGCGTCCCAGGCGGCTACGTGCGTCGCACAGCTTCGTTAACCGGTGATCTTTTTATTGATCTTAAACTGTATAACGTAGTAGATATTCAAAACGTTCCATCTGAAGCCCGTTGGGAGAAAGCGctggttaattttaaatatcgtGTGGATTCCGTTTCGGATATAGTAGATGGAATAAATAAGATTCTAAAGCGTTGTAAGGACGACTTTACAGATGAAGGAACCTTTTTCCCAGATAAAAAAGCCAATAATCTTTAATCTTTTTTACGTCTAATTTAGTCTATTCCTATGTCAATAGGCAAAATGCCTCATAATAGCTCCATATTTTGTTCAGTGTGTGACATAAGTATTCCAAGTAAAGCCTTTTCTGCTCACTTGCGCACTAActtgcataaaaataataactctgTTCAATTAACTCCtgatattgaaaaaataagCAGCGCTTTCCGTAGTAGAATAGCATCATACAGAGTGCGTGGACCAGAGAGTAGCCTCCATGACTCACCGGTAAAGTTTCTGTGCGCTCTTCGTagacatattaaacatattcTCGAAGCGAGAAGGCTTGCTTTTGGATCTATAAAGGTTAACTTTGAACTGTTTGCTGAATTTGGTTTGCCGAAAAATGAAGCATGTGAAATTAAATCATTCGCTacgcaaaatatcattttacatcagagttacgaatttaaagaaatattttcaaCCATTTTGAACACATTGAGCACGAAAATTGATGAATTTCAAGAACGGGACAGTGGCTGGAGCTTTCTACGAAACTTATATCTCGagataaacataaacaaatataatCCTCTTAGAGCGTCTAGATTTATAGAATTACCAAAGTTAATAAAACATCGAAGAGCttgtgtaaatattaaaaacaatgaaAGTAGCACTATCTTCGAATGATGATAAACGAGTAATATTAAAAGACAATATTCACACACTTGCGTGGGGACATGCTtcatttttctaaatatagttatatagtgatattttaaaGGAAACTTTGAACTAATTTGTAAACacctactttactttttaagttagCTATGccagtatgtatattattattaaataaactaaaaaaaaaaaaaaaaaaaaatagtttttcttttttaaacccACCATATTTATGTACAATGTTTAAATCAACTCAGGATACTTATGATCGTATACCTGTATCACGAGTACAATATCGTATCATGAGTTGATTTAAACATTGTTTTCAGGAGTATCATTTACAGgttaataaaatgcgttttatttAGCACATTCATTTATTCAAAGAGGAACGTGATTTTCtaaataccattttttcatacatattacattttttaatgcacaagtttttttatggtacacacaattaaaaatacaatcattaatacaatattttttatacagttcTTGTAAATTCGGTGCACCCTTTTCACTTAAATCTATAACAGTACAGTTTGAATATAATTCTTTAATCCATTTAATTTTTTCCATACCTTTAACGaatattatcttatctttaatatgattataaataagtcttctaaattctctataatcaacataaccttcgtgccacaaaatacctaaatgttttTCAATCCATTTTGTCTGCCTCTCTTCACTTTCCGTCAATTTAGAAAATCGAAAAGGGggttttattaagaaaacttGAGTGTATTCTAGCGTGCTGTAtgcaaattctttgataataaattcgttttcttttgttttaaaccCTTGAAGGTCTACAAATATATGCTGCATTACGATACTTTTTTCGTAATATTACTTAAAGGCTTATATTCAAATACACTATCATTTAAAATCAGACAGTAAGCTGCAGTGTTCTTTGGTATATCAGATTCACAATCCAATTCAACTCTCACATCTACTGAACCGGTTTTTAAGGTTTCGTTTTGACGAGAACAGTTGATAACAAATAAAGGAGCTTTATCTTTAAAATCTTTAGGGCTAAGCAACGGCGCTTGTAGACGATTATAATAAGACTGTTGAAATTTCGCATACTGTTCGTATAATATAGCAAACTTTTCACCCgaaaaactaacatcaaaacTTTCGTACGGAAAGTAAACTGaattcaagaaaactttaacatcTCTCAAATTACAGTGATCAAAGTGTGATATGTCTCTATTAGCTTCATTTTTTCGTCCCGTTTTCAAtccaattataatataacgcgGCTTTTCAATTTGCGATGAAGTTTTGATAGACCAAGAATGTTTTGACGTCTCAGGCAAGAGCGGATATTCATACAAATCCCAAGTCCTAAATGCTATCTGAACGGCACGATCTCTTTCTAAACATTTTAGTAAATTTAATCTTTCACGATCAGACATTTTAACATGAGGCATGCGCCATACTATTTTAGATATAGTAATATTGTCTATATATTCATTCGCATTTAATTTAACACTATTCAAATTAGTATTGGATCTTAAAAGAATAAGTTCATGCTtgcaattaattatgattttgctGTAATCCTCAGCAAACCCGAGAATCTTGTTTAAAGGTACAGACACAGAAAATGTACCTTCCGTGTTTTTTATACCATTGACATCAAATCCCCATAACTTAGACATGGATGCTTCCAGTCCATTCATAGATACAAGAGATTTCATAGTTGTTGTAACTcctgcgtttttaattttgtcaatttcgaTTCCATTTAATTCATATCGAATATCTTGAAATAGATGAAGTATGGGGTTGTTTGTAAGAAGAACACTTTTTACCTCGGCTTTTGTTTCTCTATTGAATGCGGTTATAGTACCTTCTATGTATAAAGAACTTGCTGATGGTAGTACGTAAAGATCTTGTTGGTTTATAGGTATACGTATTTCATCGTTGAAATTGAAACTTGTGACGTACGGTTTATATGAATGATATTCAAAGCTCTCGATAGAATTATCAAAGACAAAAGGTTCTGTTAAGTTTAATATACTCATTTTAATAGGCGTAAGCTTTGGAGGAATtgcttattttgttttgtgagtTTTACTTTAGGTCTTCTTTTCGTGATTGCAGGATGAGTACTGGTAATGTTTTTAAGAGAGACTGAAGTTTTATTGAAGTCTatcatttttttcttaaatgtaaatataactGAATTTCTTCACCCCGTAAATTAACTAGATTATTGTTAACGTCTAAAATTCTTATCGTTATTGTGTTTAAGCTATTTTGGGTTACagggaaataaataacgttttttgGTGTTTCTATAATCCGATAACCAGGTGGCACGTTTGGTACAAACTCGTGAATTATATGACTAGGTTTTCCGTTAACGAATGAACCGCTCACTATGTCACATTCGATGCGGACTATGGTTGTTGAGAGAATGGAGACAGGATAAGGGGATTCAGTTAATATATTAGCTTGAATAGATTCTGAACCGAAGCCAAGTATATTACCGATGGAGCCTTCTTTGtcgaaatgaatattttcagagcATAAAATAGATGTTTTTAAGGTATTATTATTGCATGTTAGTGCAAAAGAGCATCCTTCAATATGTTCTTTAAGGTAATCGTCAATATCTTGAAGTTCATATGATCCTTCaggaattttaattactttgtttTTACCATAATAGAACTTATTATTTCTGTCGTCTATGTTGGGTATAGAATTAAAAGTTGACATATACAATAGCCCACACTCATATTCACCATCCAGGTGAAAAGCTGGTGAATAGTTTGTTAACAGAGTGGAAGATGTTCCAGTTATAGACAAAGTGAAAGACATTGTGAGAATGATAAACTGATTATTGTGCGATGATATTTAAACGGTTAtaccaatattgttttaaatactttagGCATAAGTGTCCACAATTGACAGTGTTAAACTTTTGATATGTGTcataattatagtaaatatcatatttttttaaatacctctttaattctagcggagGTGAAAGGTCaccataactattaaaatattcacaataaTTGTTATCTTTTACGTAGGCTACCCAGTGTGtaccattgtttttaaaactgtcTAAATTAACAATTCCACATTCTACTTTTTTAGGAGTCTTTGGTAAACTGTCTCTCATATAAACTCCTCGAAAATATGGAATATCAGATgagtgttttaaaatgtcaatatttGAAAGAGCGCGCCTGGGTAACCTCTCAGTTAGTTTTTTGAAAGTTTCAAACATAatcctttgccatttttatatggtttaatgTGTAAGCCTTTTCCTAATGCAATAGATTCCATCATCTTGTTATGTCGCTCCGATTCCGCTAAATTTTTTCTGGCGGCTTTGTAATCACCTACAGCTTTAGCAATTCCGGCAGCTCCTCCTGCTAATGACCCTAGCGCAGACAGACCAGCAAAAATAGGTATCAGCGGTAAGAAgcctccagtttttggaatTGGTATAAGACGAGGTACCCGTACCTTGGAATTGGTTTTAAAAATTTTCGTCGCAGCAATAAGTGCCCGCTCAATTATATTACTACCTTTTGTTtttggtttcttttttaattcactGCGTATCTTGGTCACAAAACGTTTAAATGGTTTTATACCCGCacctgcctttattttagatttcATCACTTTGCTAACTAACCACGAAGCAATTTTTTCTCCTCTCCCTGCATCTTTCGATTTTCTTCTTTGTTTCGCCATTTCGTATAGTTCTAAATCAGCACGATGTCTATCAGCTAAATCCGAATAACTATCATATGCTATGTCGTGTTTCATACACGCATTATCTAGCGCATTAATTCCTTTATCGCCTCTCTGCAACCTTTTGCGCAATTTTGTTCCCGGACCACAATAGTTATAACCAGGTAAGTGTAATTCAAAGGGTAAATTATTAATAGCGCTGTTTAACAGTCCTTTCCCTTTCATATCTCGTGAGATAATAACACTATCATTAAAaggaaattatataaatatcttTAAACAACCGCACTTTTATCAATCCAACTGTTTTCGCTATTATTAAGGCCCAACCATTTAACATACAACTTTCTACCCTTTCTTTTAATAACCTTTTCTACAAGGTAAACGTTTGGATGGTTGGTTTTCAGAAGTTCTTCCTCGTAAAATGTACCGAGTATAGTGTTTTTATGCTGGTCTTGAATGTGATACGTAACAGGTTGAGTGCGATTCACGTGAGTAATAGTGAAAAGTTCTGTTGACCAATTAGGTGTGTAACCTTTGTGAAAGGCATTTTTATACTTGCTAATGCGTACACAATCTCCTATATTGAATTTGTTCGATTTATAAGACAAATTGGATagtgattttttaatattttttaatacttgcatttcattatcaaaatttacatcaataggttttatttttgttgtgcgATGCACAGTCTGATTATATGATTTTACTACATCGTCTAATGGCTTACCAACCCATTTATAGTTACCAACTAATGCAAAATGTTTGTAGAGCTTAGACTTAAGTGTCTTTATCAGCCTTTCAACAATAGATGCCTTCTTAATTGAATAAGTTGAGTAATGAttaacttttaataattttaagtagAAATCGAATTCTTGATTGTAGAATTCTTTTCCTAGGTCAGTTTGTAAGTTTTTAGGTCTTCGTttagatgtttttattattagttcAAATGCATCTTTGACTTCTGTTTTAGTTTTAGACTTAATAGGTGTACACCATGCATACTTTGAAAATGTGTCAATAacggttaaaatatatttatatcctcTGTTAACAGTATGAAGCTTTTGTAAATCTATCAAATCGGCTTGCCATAAATCATCAATTCCTTGTAGTACAACCGATCGTCGCTTAAAATTTCTTCGCGCTGACCTGTGGATCTCGTTCACTatttgttgttttatcattattatattttttttaaatatcgtcTATCTCCTTCTTCGTATAAAAGTTCAGTTTTAACTGAGTTACGAGTTGgtgaatttgattatttattgtgttaaacAAAGAGTCTATATACTTCTTTTCGTACATGTTTTGAATGTGTTCATCAACGTACTGCTTGTTAACTGCATCATCGGAAGATAATGGTTTAACAACCCCTTTTAATCTTATAGTTTTTAGACGTTTATGAACATGGTGACCGAATTTGtctatattcattttttacttGAAAGTCAAACTTCAACTGATGGGAAAGGTAAGagtatatacatttatatattatttattaagcctGCTTCACGTAATTCTTCAATTATGGATATTATCTCGTTATCTAACCCTGTATTTCCAGCGTCACGCGATGCTATAAGCAGTTTTAATCTGTCaactaattcgtttggatcatcccaatatacatatgaaatatccTTCCATTGATGGTAAACCTCCGGACCTCTGAGGTGATCAGACGTGTAAAATATAAACCTCCGcgcaaaaatatttcaaattatttaaataaatacttaaaatttATTCGAGCGGTTACCAGGAGCGCAGAGGCAACGCGGAGTCTACAACGGCACAAAACTACGCAAGTGAGTAAATCGTTCTCATTCATTACTACAAGAGCTCAAGATATAGTGGAAGTGGAGTAAATTTGGGCGATCGCCAGTCTACGTTGACCTCCGACTGATAACAGGCAAGCTAAGCCCCGCGCTTAACCAGTACTGACTCCGGCGAATCTTTGGTGCCCGGTAATACATAGACTAGACAGAATGTCCCCGCAACGTAAACCTTCCTCCAACATCGTGTCTGAGGCGGATAGTAAAACTGTTCGCACACAAACTTCTTCTGGAGCTGACTCGGAGGCATCAATTAAATCAATAGACAGACGGTCTAACCCCCGCCTTAAAAGAAAGCGTGAAAGCAATAGTGAGCAAATAGCGGAGATGATGGCGGAAATGAGAAGTATGTTTGCCGATTTCAGAGCTCACCAAAGCTCCCAGGACTCTACGTTAGAAAAGATTTCCTCTTCTATGGATGAAATTAAAGCCCAGAACCTTGAATTGCGCCAAACTGTGGATTTTGTTTCTAACAAATTGGACTCTGTGCAAACTCAAATAGACAAACTCGAAACGGATCGCAACAAAAACTTACAGTATATCCAGGTCCTGGAACAAAAACTGGAAAATCTTGAACGATACAGAAGGTCCACGTGTGTAGAAATTAAGAATATACCCCATAGCAAAGGAGAATCCAAACTATCCCTCATCACACAACTGTCAACGCTAGCGAACGTCTTGAATACTCCCATAGACCCGCAGCATGTCAAGGATATCTTCCGTATTACCACCAGGGACCCTAACATGAAGACAATTATTATTGAATTCAACAGCGTACTTACAAAAGAGCACCTCATACGGAAATATAGGGAGTATAATAAAAGTAACAGCACGTGCAAACTAAACACGGAGACCCTGGGCATCACTGGCCCGCGTAATCCTGTGTATGTATCTGAGAATTTATCCCCACAAATGAAACGGCTGCACTACATCGCGAAGGACTTCGCAAGCTCCAACGGATATAAGCACTGTTGGGTGACTAACGGTAAAATTTTCCTGAGGAAAAAAGAAGGAACCAGTCTGATCCTTATCAACAGTGAACATGACTTAAAGAACTTAGAAAAACCTAACAACATTGAGTGACTAGACCTTGTGAGAATTCGCGCTCAACATGATTATGATTTTATGCTTTTTGTTATCATATTTAGTTATTATTACTTGATGCATGTTAACTTTATTCTAACGCTCTTATCAGTTATGAAATTCAATTTATATGTTTATTGTAACGCCAGCCTGTCGCTTTTAAATGTACACTTTAATAATTCAGTCTGCttcccaatcaaaaaattcaATGCTATCTTAAGACCTTAGCTAAGAACCACAGATATGAAAGCCCTTGCATTTTGTCTCTCATCCTGCGTGTGATGCAACCTTTTATACACTTTGTTGATATGCCATTTGTTAAATTCTTGAAATCACCGTGATTGATACACTACAAATCTGTGATGACTTAGAAAATATTGCAGTTTCCAAATCATATATCTCATCTCCTGAAAATAGTCTTGCGCTTCTCCCCGACATAAATGAATCGCTCACAGTATTTCACGTTAACATTAGAAGCATTACATGTAATTTTAACGAACTTCAGATACTTTTGGAAAGAATAAGTTTTTCTTTTGATGTTCTCGTGCTTACTGAATGCTGGCTTAGCAAATGCCCGTACATTCCAGCCTTACCAGGATATACATCATTCATGTCTGATTACACAAACCAAAATGATGGTGTAGTAGCTTATGTCAAATCCGGCTTAACTTGTTCGGTTGTAAAGCGTACATTTAATGATGCTAATTGTCTTGTTCTACAGTTTTCTGACGAAATAGCTTTAGTAGCCCTATATCGATCACCGTCGACAAGGAACATTACAGGATTTCTTGACTCTCTTGAAGACACACTTTCCTCTTTAAATTGTTTTAAGTCAGTTGCCCTAGTTGgcgatattaatattaacataataccAGGAAGCGGTGATAATAATGCGGACCCTTATCTTACTCTTGCTGCAGCTAACGCGATGCTGCCTGCTCATATGT is part of the Leguminivora glycinivorella isolate SPB_JAAS2020 chromosome 10, LegGlyc_1.1, whole genome shotgun sequence genome and encodes:
- the LOC125230330 gene encoding uncharacterized protein LOC125230330, translated to MSPQRKPSSNIVSEADSKTVRTQTSSGADSEASIKSIDRRSNPRLKRKRESNSEQIAEMMAEMRSMFADFRAHQSSQDSTLEKISSSMDEIKAQNLELRQTVDFVSNKLDSVQTQIDKLETDRNKNLQYIQVLEQKLENLERYRRSTCVEIKNIPHSKGESKLSLITQLSTLANVLNTPIDPQHVKDIFRITTRDPNMKTIIIEFNSVLTKEHLIRKYREYNKSNSTCKLNTETLGITGPRNPVYVSENLSPQMKRLHYIAKDFASSNGYKHCWVTNGKIFLRKKEGTSLILINSEHDLKNLEKPNNIE